The Candidatus Aminicenantes bacterium genome window below encodes:
- a CDS encoding peptidylprolyl isomerase: MPEEAAQAVLAEKLSHRARIRYLEKCFGEERAVAEAKQLFQTHDSAYALEYLLGRKSGIDRNALAAEARLRDNFASVLADFGFLTPPIGESTPNRYALALKEVEKYRGFRVHTGQGTMECRFFGEQAPLTCASFINLVKSGFFDGLVVHRVVPGFVTQDGDPSGSGSGGPGYTLRCEYNELKYDRAGRVGMALSGKDTGGSQYFITHAPAPHLDHRYTVFAQVDKGLDVLSQLRQYDRVERIDLL; the protein is encoded by the coding sequence ATGCCGGAAGAAGCGGCCCAGGCGGTTCTGGCAGAGAAACTCTCCCATCGTGCGCGCATCCGTTACCTGGAAAAGTGTTTTGGAGAAGAGCGGGCTGTTGCGGAAGCCAAACAACTTTTCCAGACGCATGATTCGGCTTACGCGTTGGAATACCTGCTTGGCCGCAAAAGTGGAATCGACCGCAACGCCCTGGCCGCTGAAGCCAGGCTCAGGGACAATTTTGCCTCCGTGCTGGCGGATTTCGGCTTTTTGACGCCCCCGATTGGGGAAAGTACACCGAACCGCTATGCTCTTGCCTTAAAAGAGGTTGAAAAATACCGGGGCTTTCGCGTCCATACCGGGCAGGGAACAATGGAATGCCGGTTTTTTGGCGAACAGGCGCCACTGACATGCGCCTCATTTATCAACCTGGTTAAAAGCGGGTTTTTCGACGGGCTCGTGGTTCACCGGGTCGTGCCCGGTTTCGTCACCCAGGACGGTGATCCCAGTGGAAGCGGATCCGGCGGCCCCGGATACACCCTGCGTTGCGAGTACAATGAATTGAAATACGACCGGGCGGGCCGCGTGGGCATGGCTCTTTCGGGCAAAGATACGGGAGGCAGCCAGTATTTCATCACCCACGCACCCGCCCCGCATCTGGATCACCGTTACACGGTTTTCGCCCAGGTGGACAAGGGGCTGGATGTGTTGTCCCAACTCCGTCAGTATGACCGCGTGGAGCGGATCGATTTGCTGTGA